The genomic interval GCTGCGCACGCACACCAGCCCCGTGCAAGTGCGCACCATGCTGAAGCAGAAGCCGCCGATCCGCATGATCTGCATGGGTCGCACCTTCCGCAAAGATTCAGACGCCACCCACACGCCGATGTTCCACCAGATCGAAGGCCTCGTCATCGACGAGACCTCGACCATGGCCGATCTCAAAAGCGTGCTGATCGCCGCGATCAAAGCCTATTTCGAAGTCGACGACGTGCGCCTGCGTTTCCGCCCGCACCATTTCCCGTTCACCGAACCGAGCGCGGAAGTCGATGTCGGCTGCGACCGTTCCGGTGGAACGATCAAGATCGGCGCCGGCGACGATTGGCTGGAAATTCTCGGCAGCGGCATGGTGCACCCGAACGTGCTCCGCAACTGCGGCATCGATCCCGACAAATACCAAGGCTACGCCTTCGGCATGGGCATCGATCGCCTCGCCATGCTCAAATACGGCATGCCCGACCTCCGCGACTTCTTCGCCGCCGACGCGCGCTGGCTAAAACACTACGGCTTCAGCCCGTATTTGCTGCCGGGTTTGGCGCAGGGAGTGGGGTGATGCGCGAAACGTCGCCACATCGACCTTCCCCCCTTGTGGGGGAAGACAGTCATCGCGCAGCGATGACAGATGAGGGGTACTGGCTCGATGCTTCCAAAAGCAGCGCCGTTACCCCTCACCTGCGCGCTCAAGCGCGCGCTGTCCTCTCCCACAAGGGGAGAGGACCAGAGGTGCAACAATGAAATTCACGCTCTCATGGCTCAAAGAGCATCTCGCCACCGACGCAAGCATCGATGCCATCGTCGAAACCATGACCATGACCGGTCTCGAAGTGGAATCCGTCGAGAACGCGGGCGAGAAGCTCAAGGCGTTCACCGTCGCGCGCATCATCAGCGCCGCGAAGCACCCGAACGCCGACAAGTTGCAAGTCTGCCAAGTCGAAACTGCGCTCGGTAATTTAGAGATCGTCTGCGGCGCCCCCAATGCGCGCGCCGGCCTCGTCACTGCCTTCGCGCCGATCGGCACCTACATTCCGGGCTCCGGCATCACGCTCGAAGCGCGCCCCGTGCGCGGTGTCGTCTCCAACGGCATGCTCTGCTCCGGCGCTGAGCTTGAACTCGACACCGACGCCGATGGCATCTTCGAACTCGATTCCGAACTCAAAGTCGGCACGCCGCTGGCCGAAGCGCTCGGCCTCAACGATCCCGTGATCGATATCGAAGTCACGCCGAACCGCCCCGATTGGCTTGGCGTCTCCGGCATTGCCCGCGATCTCGCGGCGGCCGGCGTCGGCAAGCAAACCACCAAGCCAATCATGCCGGTGCCCGGCCGCTACCCATGCCCGCAAAAGGTCGAAACCGACGACACAACCGCGTGCCCGATGTTCGCGAGCCGCTACATTCGCGGCGTCAAGAACGGCCCGTCGCCCGTGTGGCTGCAACGAAAACTCCGCGCCATCGGCCAAAAGCCGATCAGCGCGCTGGTCGACATCACCAACCTCATCACCCACGACCGCTCGCGCCCGCTGCACGTCTATGACGCCGCCAAACTCAACGGCGTCGTTCGCGCCCGCATGGGCCGCGAAGGCGAGAGCTTCCAGGCGCTCAACAAGAACGTCTACAACGTAACCCCCGCCATGTGCGTCATCGCCGACGACGAGCGCGTGCTCGGCCTCGGCGGCATCATCGGCGGCGAGTACAGCGGCGTGTCCGAAACCACCACCGACATCCTGGTCGAGTGCGCCTACTTCGATCCGACGCTCACGCACCAAACCGGCCGCGCCCTCACGCTCACCACCGACGCGCAATACCGCTTCGCGCGCGGCGTCGACTCCGCCTTCGTCGTCCCCGGCCTCGAACTCGCGACGCGCATGATCCTCGATCTCTGCGGCGGCGAGCCCAGCGAAATCCAAGTCGCCGGCGATCTGCCCGCGCCGCCCAAACCGATCTTCTTCGATCCCGATCGCGTGCGCCAACTCGCCGGCATCGACGTGAAGCCGACGCGCGTGCGCGCCGTGTTGAAGGATCTCGGTTTCGAAACCAGCGCGGAAGGGCAGGGCTCCAAACGCATCATCGTCGAGCCGCCAACCTGGCGCCGCGATGTCGAAGGTCCGGCCGATCTCGTGGAAGAGGTCGCGCGCATCGAAGGCTACGACAAAATGCCGATGCTCGATCCGCCGCGCGCGCCGGGCTTCCGCCCGCCGCCAGCCAGCATCGGCGAGAGCCGCACCCGCCTCGCGCGCCGCGCCGCCGCTTCGCTCGGCTACAACGAAGCCATCACCTGGAGCTTCTGCTCACGCGCTCAAGCGCAAGCCTTCGGCGGCGGCGGCGAAGACATGCTCGTCGCCAACCCGATCGCCAGCGATCTCGATTGCATGCGGCCTTCCGCGCTCCCGCAACTCCTCGCCGCCGCGCAGCAAAACGCGAACCGCGGCTTCGACGACGCGCGCCTGTTCGAAGCCGGTCCCGCCTACGCCAACACCGACGACATTGGCCAAAAACGCACGCTCACCGCAATCTGGCGCGCGCGTCCGCCGCGCCATTGGCGCGCGGCGCCGCAACCCGACATCTTCGACATCAAGCGCGACGTGCTCTTCATCCTCGAAGCCCTCGGCGCGCCCGTCGCCTCGCTGCAAACCGCAACCGACGCGCCCGCCCACTGGCGCCCCGGCCGCACCGGCACGCTAAAGCTTGGCCCCAAAGTCGTCGCGTACTACGGCGAGATCCACCCGCGCGCGCTCAAAGCCATCAACGTCGAAGCGCCCGCGCTCGCCTTCGAAATCTTCCTCGACGCGTTGCCCGCGCCGCGCGCCCCAAAAAATGGTCAGGGCCGAACCAAACCACCGTTGGAGAAACTCGACCTCCAACCGCTCACCCGCGACTTCGCCTTCATCGTCGACGACGGCGTCTCCGCCCAAGACGTCGTCCGCGCCGCCCTCGGCGCCGACAAAGCGCTCATCACCGATGTAAATCTGTTCGACGTCTACCGCGGCGAACGCATGCCCGCCGGCAAGAAGAGCTTGGCGATCGAAGTCACGCTGCAACCGCGCGAAAAAACGCTGACCGACTCCGAGATCGAAGCGGCGAGCGCCAAGATCGTCTCAGCGGTTATGAAAGCGACCGGCGGGACGCTGCGGGGCTAGTCTTCGTCGTCGTCCTTAGCGGGCGTGACCGGCGCCAGAATGATTGTGCCCGGTCTCAGCACCGTTGAGGGGCGGACAACTGCGGCAGCCGCTGGGCCAACCCGTTGCACCGGTGGAGCTGTCGTTTGCTCTTCGCCCCCAACCTTATCGACAAATCCGGCCGTGTGGCCTGAAACGTCGAGCTGGAAACGGCCGCCGACCGCCGATCTGCGATCTGTTCTCCCGCGCGGGTCCTGCTGAGCGCCAGCCGTCGATTGCGTTTGCTGCGCGTAAGCGGGCGCGGCGACTGCGCAAGCGAGAAGTGCGATAGCTAAAGACAGTCTAGCCAGCTTCATGACGTCAATCCCTGTCCTCGTGCGCGAGAGCTTCGCAGAGATCGATCGGTTTGTCATCTGTGAAGGCTGGCAGGTCAGGGCCGAAACGCCGCCACCGCCGCATTCCGCGCCACAACACCGCGCGCCGCCGCCATCAGCGCATCCACCGTCTCGCGCTCCAGTGAAACATCGGTGCGCGTGTCGTAAAGCGCCTCGTACTCCGCCGGCTCCATATCGCGGAACGTGATCACGTCCATGCTCACGCTGATATCGTCACACGGCAAAGCGTTGCCGCGACGATCCTCCGGCAAACTGCAGCGCCACGCCCGCAAAGCGCGCTCATACGCTGGCAACCCCGCTCGCCATGCATCCAACGAAGCGCGTTTGGAAACCTCTGTCGCCACGTCGAGCGGCGAGACGATCATTTCCGCCATCCCGATCGCATCGCCGCCACGCTGCTGAAACGTCCGCGGTCGGATGTACTCGGCGTTCACCACCAGAAACAAAACCCGCCGCGCCTGCAGCGCATCGCGCGCCGTAAGCGGGGCAGGCGGTCCCTCCGCGTCGCGCATCACCTGCAAGCTCAGCAGCCCAAGATTGTCGGCCACGCCGCCATCTTCGAGATGCACGTAACGCTGCCCCGCGCGCGTATTGCCACGATAATTCTGAAACGCCCGCGCAGTCTGGCGCACATTCTCCGCCGCGTTCCGATCCGCCAGAATGCGCGTCGTCCAAGCCGGCGGCCCGTCGCACCGCGACGCATAGCTCTCCATCAGCACCGGCCGGAACACCACCGGCACCGCCATCGAAGCCGCCACCGCGTCCGCCACGCGCACTTGGCGCACATCGCTGCACAAGCCATCGAAGAAAAACTGCGTGAACGCGAACGGCGAAGAATTGTAAATGTCCGTCGCATTCAGCACGACGCGCGGCCCCGCGCCGAGATCGCTCATCCGCGCGCCGTCATAGATATTCTCGTCCAGCCAATTCGCGAGCTGTGCCGGCCCATTCATGCCGCCACGAAACGCGCCAGCGAGTCCAAGCGGCGACGCCGGCCCGCGCACATGCCAGTCGCGCGCCAGATAGGCGTTATCGAATGTATCGAGCCCGACTTCGCCATGCTGCGCGTAGTACGCCGCCAGCACCGAACCACCCGACACCGACGTGATCATCGCGATATGCTCGGAGAGCGGCCGACCATCGCGCCCCGGCGTATCGCGCAACGCTTGCAACACGCCCAGATGAAACGAAGCCGCCCGCGCGCCACCGCCGGAGAGCGCCAGCACGATCAGATCGTCGCCCACCGGCGCACGGCCCTGCACATCCGCGCGCAATCCGCCCAACGGCGCATTCACCGGCGCAGCCGTCGCGCACGCCGACAGCAACATCACAAACGCAAAGACAATCGCCCGCATCGAAGCACCCCGCACGCCGCCGCGCACTAACGCAAGCCCGCTCGCGTTACGAGCGCGCCGCCACGCGCTCAGCTTCGTGCAGCGCCCGCAGCAAATTCCCACCCGCAACGCCCGCGATCTCCGCATCGCTCCAGCCGCGCCGCGCCAGCTCAACCAGCAGCGCTGGATAATCCTCTACGCCATCCAGCCCCACCGGTAAGAACGGCACGCCATCAAAATCCGATCCCAGTCCCACGTGGTCGCGCCCAGCGACACGCCCGATGTGCTCTATGTGATCCGCAATGATGCCGACATCCACACGCGGCCCCGGATGCGCCGCCGTCCACTCCGCCAGCAAGCGCACCACCGCCGCCGGATCGCCGCGATTGAACGACTTGATTCGCGCTTCCTCGGCATTGCGTGTCGCGTCGTAATTCCAGAACTCCGTCGATGTGAACCCCGAATAGAAGTTCACCATCACCACGCCGCCATTGTCGCGCACCAGCTCCAGCACATCGTCCGGCACATTGCGTGGGTGCGGCGTGATCGCAAACGCCGACGAGTGCGAGAAAATCACCGGTGCTTGCGACACCCGCAACGCGTCCCGCATCGCATCGGCAGACACGTGCGAAAGATCCACCAACATCCCAACCCGGTTCATCTCGCGCACCACCTCCTCCCCAAACGGCGAGAGGCCGCCATGGCGTGGCGCATCCGTCGCGCTATCGCACCATGCCGTGGTCTTCGAATGCGTCAGCGTCATGTAAAGCACGCCCGACGCGCGGAATTCGCGCAGCACCGCCAGATTGCCATCAATCGCTTCGCCACCCTCGATGCCGAACATCGAAGCGATCCGACCGGCCCGATGGATGCGCACGATGTCGGCGGCGCTATCGGCCAACTCCAGCACGTCCGGATAACGCGCCACCATCCGCCGCGTCAAATCGATCTGCTCATGCACCGCGCGCGTCGACGCCGGCCCTTGCAAATCCGCCGGCACGTACACTGACCAGAACTGCCCGCCCACGCGTCCCTGGCGCATGCGCGGCCAATCCGTGTGCATCGGCGGCGTCAGCGTTCGCGTGTCGTTGTTGAAGTCGACATTGTTCAAATCGTTGCCGTGCTGATCGCGAATTTCCCACGGCGCATCATTGTGCCCGTCGATCAGCGGCGTGCGGCGCAAAATGCGGTCGATCCGCGCCAACTCCCGCGCCGTCGGCGCCTCTTGCGCCAAAGCGACGTCGCCCACCGAGATTAAACCCAAAGCCAAAACAGCAGCAACAGCGCGCATTCTACGTCCCCAAACGAAAGCGGGCACGACCGTAGCCGCGCCCGCTTACCCCGTCACCCCGTGTTCATCGCATCAGGGCGCGATCCAGTTGTACACGCCGGCATTGTTGGCTTCGTTGGTCTCGTTGTTCGTTCCGCCCGCGTCGGCGGCGAACTCGAAAATGAACTCTTGGCCGGACGGCCAATCCATCTCATCCCAGAATGGCAGGTTGTGATTGTAGACATGTCCCGGTTGGATCACCGGCACGTTCACGACAAGCCGGTTCGGATACGCCGCGTTGGTGTATTGCGCGATGTAAGCCGGAGGAATGTCGACGCATCCGCCGGTCTGACCAGGCCGGTGACAATTCACGGTGATGACCGACGCCACAGACGCCGACGTGCCGGTGTTACGCACCGATACGACACCGTGCGAAATGCGCGACGGGATCGGCCGAAGGTCGATCGTGCGCGCGGTCAAACGCCCTGACGCCGCGGGCGGCGCAGCTTGCACCTGTGGCAGCGGTTGCGCGGTCATCGTTTGCGCTTGTGCCGGTAAAGTCAGCGCCGCCGCTGTAGTCGCGATCAGTGCGGCGCAAAGCGAACGCATGTTCATTCCAAAATCCTCCCGGATCCAACTGGGCCCTCGCATCTCACCTAAGCCGTGTACGCGCCTGCCGTCGTGACACGCGTCACGACATAGGCAGCGCGCGTTCTGCAATGGGAACCGAACCTTGCGCTGCGCGCTTTGACTGATCATGGAACGCGAGCGCTCCTCGCCTCGACAGGAAAGGCTCCGGCAAATCGCCGCGATTCTGAGCCGCGCCTACGATGCCGGCTCGGAAGATTCCGTGGAGAGCCTTTGCCAAGGCATTCATCCCGATAGCGCCGAGGAGCACATCGTTATCTGCCCCGTGTGCGGCCAAATGTTTGACTGTCGCGATCAGTTGCAGGTAGCCCATCACAGCACCGCCGAACACGCGCCCAAGCTGTTTAGCTGATGGCACGCGCGGTGCTTGTACGGTATTCAGTGAGCGCAATGCGGGCGTTGCGTACCGCGAACTGCGATCACGTTTGACGCCGCGAGGCGACGCATTGCAGTCATCGCGCGTGGATCGATGGATATGAGCGAACCGAGCTTCGAAGCTCTGCGCACACGCGCTTACGAACTGGCCGACACCGGCCGCTACAACACTTGGGAAGAGATCGGCAAAGCGCTGGAAGCCGATGGCGTCGCCATGGCGTCCAAGCGCCTCAGCGCCGATCCCGTGCTGACACGCATGCTCACCACGCGCTGCGAACAAGCTAAAGATCGCTACGGCCGCTAGAGCGCCAAGAACAGCATCGCCGTCAGCGCAACGCAGCTCAAAACCGCGACCACCAGCACCGCCAAATGAAACGGCTTCATCACACGCCCAGCCCAAACATCTGCGGCGCCGCGATCATCGCCGAAAGCGTGAAATAGCTCATGGCGGCGACGATCAAGACAACAAGATGCAGCGGTTTCATGGCAGGGCATGTAAGCGCTCGCCGCTCACGCGCTCGTGACCCGTGTCACCGTTCGATCGGTCGCACGTTGCGCTCTAAGAGTGGATGTCCAGCGAACTCAATCGCTGTCGTCATCCTCTTCATCGTCGTTGTCTATTCGGAATTCGCTCGGACGGTACGTCTGTTGGTCCGTCGACGTCGGTCCTTGCACAATCGCTCCATCCCCAGACTTGGATTTGCCGCTCACATCGGCCTCAGCGGCGGCGCGCACCGGCGCGCCGTCGGGCAGGAACATCGTGTACTTTTCTTCTATTGAATCGACCACGCTAGGAGCCGCGCCGCGCCCTTGTCCGCTCCAGATGAAGCGAACGGGCGGCGGACGCTCTTCATCCGCAACGGGCGGCTCGCCGGCGCCGTCTGTTACGGGAGTTTGCGTTGGCTGAAGGTCTGTGTTCGTGACCGGCGCGGGCGTCGTCGAAACGCCCTTCATTGCGCTTGGCGGGATCGCACGGACGGTCTGCTGCGCAAGCGCTGGCAGCATGAGCGCATCAATCGCGCAGGCGACGGTGAGGAAGGCGAACAACAACGCAAACAGCTTCATGGCATGCCTCAGCTTTTTCCGCGCACTTGAGTCTTCGGCGCTTTACCCGGGCTTGTCATCTCCTAAAGCCCATAAGCCCGCGCCATCTCCGGCTCACGCGCCGCAACCAACCGCGCCAAGTCTACAATCACCTTGGCCTGCTTCCACGTCGCGTCATCCAGCATCTTGCCATCGACCAACGCCACGCCCGTCCCATCCGGCATCGCCTCGATCATCCGCATCGCCAGCTTCACTTCGTCAACCGCCGGGGTGAACACGCGCTTCGCAATCGCGATCTGCGACGGATGCAGCGTCCAAGCGCCGACGCATCCCATCAGGTACGCATTGCGGAATTGCTGTTCGCACGCGGCCTCATCGTCGAAATCGCCGAACGGCCCGTACATCGGCTTCAGCCCATGCATCACGCACGCATCGACCATCTTCGCAAACGTGTAGTGCCACAAATCTTGCTGCGCCGACGCGCGCTCGCCACCATCCGCGTTCGCATCCGATAGAACGCGATACCCCGGATGCCCGCCGCCAACCCGCGTCGTCTTCATCTTGCGTGACGCCGCCAAGTCCGCCGGCCCCAAACAAATTCCATGCATCCGCGGCGAAGCGCCCGCGATCGCTTCCACGTTCGCCACGCCCTGCGCCGTCTCCAAAATTGCATGCAGCATGATCGGCCGCTTCACGCCGTGTTTGGCCTCAAGCAGCGCCAGCAGTTGATCCATGTAATGAATGTCCCAAGGCCCCTCGACCTTCGGCACCATGATCACGTCGAGCTTGTCGCCAATCTCGCCCACCAAGGTCGTCACATCATCCAGATGCCACGGCGAGTTCAGCGCATTGATCCGCGACCAATAGCCGACGCCGGCGCTGGCAAAGTCGAAGCTCTTGCCCATCTCGACAGCGCCCGCGCGCGCCGCGTCCTTCGCGTCCGCCGGGATCGCGTCTTCCAGATTGGCCAGGATCACATCGACCTGCTTGGCCATGTCCGGCACGCGCGACCGCAGCTTTGCATTATGCGCCGGCACGAAATGGATCATCCGCTCCAGCGTCACCGGCAGCTCGCGCATCGGCGCAGGCGCGCCGCTCGCCAGGGGAGAGAAAAAGGCGCGGGGAGGCTTGTTCACGCGGATGATCCTGATCTGTTCGCGTCCGCAGCATGATCTGAGCCGCGCCGGGGCGCAATGCAGCTATTCCGGCTGGCGCTTTACCTTGATGGAAGGGGCTGTCCGGGTATTGTCCGGCCCTTCCGGCGGGCCTCCGCCGCCAGGGCTGTCCGACCTTGCTCCGCACCTACCTCGACTTTGAAAAACCTGTCGCCGAGATCGAAGCCAAGATCGAGGAGCTGCAGGCGCTCGCCGAAGCGTCGGGCGCCGACGCCATCAGCCAAGGCGTCGAACTCTCGCGCCTGAAAACCAAAGCCGAAGCCCAGCTCGCCGCCATCTACGCCAAGCTCGATCCCTGGCAGAAAGCCCAAGTCGCCCGCCACCAAGATCGCCCACACTTTCGCGATTACGTCGCCGCCTTGGTCACCGATTTTCTCGAACTTTCCGGCGACCGCAATTACGGCGAAGACGCCGCCATCCTCGGCGGCACCGGCAAATTTCTCGGACGCGCCTGCGTCGTGCTCGGCCACGAGAAAGGCCGCACCACCAGCGATCGCTTGCGGCACAATTTCGGCATGGCGCGCCCCGAAGGTTATCGCAAAGCCGTGCGTCTGATGGATCTCGCCGACCGCTTCCAGCTTCCCGTCATCACCTTCGTCGACACCGCCGGCGCCTATCCCGGCATCGGCGCCGAAGAGCGCGGCCAAGGCGAAGCCATCGCGCGCTCCACTGAACGCTGCCTCACGCTCGGCGTGCCTATGGTGTCGGTGATCACGGGCGAGGGCGGCTCCGGCGGCGCCATCGCCATCGCCGCCGCCAACAAAGTGCTGATGCTCGAACACTCGATCTACGCCGTCATCAGCCCCGAAGGCGCAGCCTCCATCCTCTACAAAAAGAAGGAAGGCGACGAACCCAAAGCCGATCGCGTCAAGGAAGTCGCCAACTCAATGCGCATCACCGCGCAGGATTTGCTCGAACTCGGCGTCATCGACCAAATCGTGGCCGAGCCCATGGGCGGAGCGCACCGCGAACCCGCCGCCGCCATCGCCAGCGTCGGCGCCGCCATCGCCTCCGCCCTCGACGCGTTCGCCGAGTTCGACCAAAACCAAATCCGCCACCAACGCCGCGACCGCTTCCTCGCCATCGGAAGATTCGAAGAAGAAGTCAGCGTCAGCGCTTAAACGGCCGCGTCCGCTAACCAAGTCTTCTAACGGAGCCTTAGCGCAACGCGTGCAACATATGCGCCTGGACGCGCAATGCTTCGACTCCTCATCCTCAGTGCGGCGATCATCCTCGGCGGCTGCCAAGCCGAACCCGAACCGCCGACCGCGTGGACGCTCGAACGCGAGTACGACACCGATTGCCTGGGCTGGCTAAGCAACGCCTTCCAGTACGAAGGCGTCGCTTACACGTCGCGAGGCTGGGGCAACGACAATCACTTCATGGCGCTCAACCTCGTCACCGGCGAGTGCACGCGCGCCGGAAACCTGCCTGTGGGCGTGCGGTTTCAGCCGCGTGCGGCGACACAGGCTTACCTGCTCGCGTCCGATGGCCACTTCATCAACTACTCGATTTATGACCGCACCACCTGGCGCCGTCTCGGCTCGATCGGTCTGAACTCGGCGTTGAGGGATCTCATCCTTCGGGACGACCGGCTCTATGCGTTGCAAAGCTCGCGCGACGGGCAAAGCATCTCGGTCTTTACCGTTCCAGATTTGGAGTTCGTGGAGGAGCGTGCGCTCGCTTTGACGGGCTACGGCGGGTCTTTGCCGTTGCAAGACGGATTTTTGCTGGCTTCCCAAAGGGACGAACGGGTCCACCTGACGGTCATTGACTTAAACGGCCGCGCAGTACGTGAACACTCGATACGCGCCGTTGAACCTGACCCAACGCGCAACTGCCCGCCATCACTCCAACCGCTCGGTGCAAACGCCGTACTTCTGCAAGCCGCATGCGGATCGTACGCCGTGGTCGACGTTGCAACGTTCGCGGTTCGCTACACGGTGGCGCTAGACGCAGATGCGAGCTTCGCCGAAGCCTACCTATCCGACGGCATTCTCTACCTGTTGGCGGAGCACTCCGACCCGCACCATGGTGGCCTCACCCGTTTTGAGCCTGTCTTGTTCGATTTCGTCACTGGCGAACGCATTGGCGCATTGCCCGCGCTGACCTCCAACTCGGGCCTGCACATCCAAGTCGGCGATCGCCTGATCTGGGCGACGCATGTGCGGACGCGCGCTCATGTCCAGGTCTTTGATCTCCGCGCGCGCCCCGCCCGCTAGCGCCACGTGACCGTCGTCACCGCACCCCATTCACGCCCGGCCCACACTAAGTGCTCAATTGAATACCGCAGCCGCGCGCTTATGTTCGTGGTTCAAGCTTCCTGGAGGGTCTCCATGTCTGACCAAATTTCCCGCCGCGCCTTGGCGCTTGGCCTCACCGCATCCGCGCTCGCGCCAGCGACTGCATTCGCGCAGAGCAACGACACTTATTCCGAACCGGAAGTCACCGA from Terricaulis silvestris carries:
- the pheT gene encoding phenylalanine--tRNA ligase subunit beta, with product MKFTLSWLKEHLATDASIDAIVETMTMTGLEVESVENAGEKLKAFTVARIISAAKHPNADKLQVCQVETALGNLEIVCGAPNARAGLVTAFAPIGTYIPGSGITLEARPVRGVVSNGMLCSGAELELDTDADGIFELDSELKVGTPLAEALGLNDPVIDIEVTPNRPDWLGVSGIARDLAAAGVGKQTTKPIMPVPGRYPCPQKVETDDTTACPMFASRYIRGVKNGPSPVWLQRKLRAIGQKPISALVDITNLITHDRSRPLHVYDAAKLNGVVRARMGREGESFQALNKNVYNVTPAMCVIADDERVLGLGGIIGGEYSGVSETTTDILVECAYFDPTLTHQTGRALTLTTDAQYRFARGVDSAFVVPGLELATRMILDLCGGEPSEIQVAGDLPAPPKPIFFDPDRVRQLAGIDVKPTRVRAVLKDLGFETSAEGQGSKRIIVEPPTWRRDVEGPADLVEEVARIEGYDKMPMLDPPRAPGFRPPPASIGESRTRLARRAAASLGYNEAITWSFCSRAQAQAFGGGGEDMLVANPIASDLDCMRPSALPQLLAAAQQNANRGFDDARLFEAGPAYANTDDIGQKRTLTAIWRARPPRHWRAAPQPDIFDIKRDVLFILEALGAPVASLQTATDAPAHWRPGRTGTLKLGPKVVAYYGEIHPRALKAINVEAPALAFEIFLDALPAPRAPKNGQGRTKPPLEKLDLQPLTRDFAFIVDDGVSAQDVVRAALGADKALITDVNLFDVYRGERMPAGKKSLAIEVTLQPREKTLTDSEIEAASAKIVSAVMKATGGTLRG
- the pheS gene encoding phenylalanine--tRNA ligase subunit alpha, translated to MNATTSDLEALERDLLARLDKANDDASLEALRIDTLGKQGSISALMKNLGSMSPDERKTFGAALNVLKDKITEAIVTKKAVMAEAALDRQLQSEAVDVTLPPVRPRLGTIHPVSQVMEELARIFGEMGFAVEEGPDIETDFNNFTALNFPPNHPARETHDTFFLDAKGEDGARKVLRTHTSPVQVRTMLKQKPPIRMICMGRTFRKDSDATHTPMFHQIEGLVIDETSTMADLKSVLIAAIKAYFEVDDVRLRFRPHHFPFTEPSAEVDVGCDRSGGTIKIGAGDDWLEILGSGMVHPNVLRNCGIDPDKYQGYAFGMGIDRLAMLKYGMPDLRDFFAADARWLKHYGFSPYLLPGLAQGVG
- a CDS encoding CIS tube protein is translated as MKLFALLFAFLTVACAIDALMLPALAQQTVRAIPPSAMKGVSTTPAPVTNTDLQPTQTPVTDGAGEPPVADEERPPPVRFIWSGQGRGAAPSVVDSIEEKYTMFLPDGAPVRAAAEADVSGKSKSGDGAIVQGPTSTDQQTYRPSEFRIDNDDEEDDDSD
- a CDS encoding patatin-like phospholipase family protein produces the protein MRAIVFAFVMLLSACATAAPVNAPLGGLRADVQGRAPVGDDLIVLALSGGGARAASFHLGVLQALRDTPGRDGRPLSEHIAMITSVSGGSVLAAYYAQHGEVGLDTFDNAYLARDWHVRGPASPLGLAGAFRGGMNGPAQLANWLDENIYDGARMSDLGAGPRVVLNATDIYNSSPFAFTQFFFDGLCSDVRQVRVADAVAASMAVPVVFRPVLMESYASRCDGPPAWTTRILADRNAAENVRQTARAFQNYRGNTRAGQRYVHLEDGGVADNLGLLSLQVMRDAEGPPAPLTARDALQARRVLFLVVNAEYIRPRTFQQRGGDAIGMAEMIVSPLDVATEVSKRASLDAWRAGLPAYERALRAWRCSLPEDRRGNALPCDDISVSMDVITFRDMEPAEYEALYDTRTDVSLERETVDALMAAARGVVARNAAVAAFRP
- a CDS encoding dipeptidase, which codes for MRAVAAVLALGLISVGDVALAQEAPTARELARIDRILRRTPLIDGHNDAPWEIRDQHGNDLNNVDFNNDTRTLTPPMHTDWPRMRQGRVGGQFWSVYVPADLQGPASTRAVHEQIDLTRRMVARYPDVLELADSAADIVRIHRAGRIASMFGIEGGEAIDGNLAVLREFRASGVLYMTLTHSKTTAWCDSATDAPRHGGLSPFGEEVVREMNRVGMLVDLSHVSADAMRDALRVSQAPVIFSHSSAFAITPHPRNVPDDVLELVRDNGGVVMVNFYSGFTSTEFWNYDATRNAEEARIKSFNRGDPAAVVRLLAEWTAAHPGPRVDVGIIADHIEHIGRVAGRDHVGLGSDFDGVPFLPVGLDGVEDYPALLVELARRGWSDAEIAGVAGGNLLRALHEAERVAARS
- a CDS encoding HpcH/HpaI aldolase/citrate lyase family protein; translation: MNKPPRAFFSPLASGAPAPMRELPVTLERMIHFVPAHNAKLRSRVPDMAKQVDVILANLEDAIPADAKDAARAGAVEMGKSFDFASAGVGYWSRINALNSPWHLDDVTTLVGEIGDKLDVIMVPKVEGPWDIHYMDQLLALLEAKHGVKRPIMLHAILETAQGVANVEAIAGASPRMHGICLGPADLAASRKMKTTRVGGGHPGYRVLSDANADGGERASAQQDLWHYTFAKMVDACVMHGLKPMYGPFGDFDDEAACEQQFRNAYLMGCVGAWTLHPSQIAIAKRVFTPAVDEVKLAMRMIEAMPDGTGVALVDGKMLDDATWKQAKVIVDLARLVAAREPEMARAYGL
- a CDS encoding acetyl-CoA carboxylase carboxyltransferase subunit alpha, translated to MLRTYLDFEKPVAEIEAKIEELQALAEASGADAISQGVELSRLKTKAEAQLAAIYAKLDPWQKAQVARHQDRPHFRDYVAALVTDFLELSGDRNYGEDAAILGGTGKFLGRACVVLGHEKGRTTSDRLRHNFGMARPEGYRKAVRLMDLADRFQLPVITFVDTAGAYPGIGAEERGQGEAIARSTERCLTLGVPMVSVITGEGGSGGAIAIAAANKVLMLEHSIYAVISPEGAASILYKKKEGDEPKADRVKEVANSMRITAQDLLELGVIDQIVAEPMGGAHREPAAAIASVGAAIASALDAFAEFDQNQIRHQRRDRFLAIGRFEEEVSVSA